A window of Aphelocoma coerulescens isolate FSJ_1873_10779 unplaced genomic scaffold, UR_Acoe_1.0 HiC_scaffold_307, whole genome shotgun sequence contains these coding sequences:
- the LOC138101475 gene encoding LOW QUALITY PROTEIN: zinc finger protein 865-like (The sequence of the model RefSeq protein was modified relative to this genomic sequence to represent the inferred CDS: inserted 5 bases in 5 codons; deleted 4 bases in 4 codons) has protein sequence MEANVSDESGHFQAYPFDFLDFLTHQRPEPPEPFEPPPKSLPLPPPPSTQPHPKKPEGSLGGSPYPPPPLPPPPQPXFEASGAFPAPQWGIVDLSGHQHLFGGLKRGAAAAATAGPASPAAPPEPKEERSYFRRLKYLVERRXPCAACPKAFRAASHLVQHMQAHGGDARPYECRTCGRTYSHGSSLVRHRRCHREPADDPAGAGGAAATRAGGAAGALALANGVGAAPNGVGAVPGGVGAVANVSAAPNGVNGVSAASGGVSAASGINAASGINAAPNGANPLAGAVSAAPGVGAAPDGTNAAANVGAAPGGVSAGHGSVATVTPAGVGASPAVGAVPNGVNALAVAGGVNLVAPGVTVAPAGVVAVPNGVNAALSGVIPVPSGVILAPGGVPLAPVGVPLAPGGAAAAAPGAEGPFTCPLCWKVFKKPSHLAQHQIIHTGEKPFTCAACGRSFNRRESLTRHVKTHAGPRRVPCPVCGKEFRDPAYLLRHQVSHGAPRPAHRCDVCGKAYAAPQSLLRHPPRPRRGRFGCGVCGRAFGRRETLRRHERIHTGEKPHECAVCGKRFRESFHLRKHRVVHTRERPYRCELCGKTFGYPQSLTRHRQVHRLXAPAPPSPRPLRPRPALGCGSCGQRFPDLLRAVAHKDAVTAAERPQGCDTCGQVFXFLENLVWHRLVHPAAAPERAPTAAASAEAPGPAEEPPVAPSSERFTCGTCGXSFKRFLALVTHKYVHLAPRRPPACGACGQRCAGAYELLLHRRRHLRQRPSACGACGRRFWAAALLRRHRRCCPARRRPFRCRTCGRAFLRAWALRQHRAGHAGQRPLRCPLCAKRFAHAAGLAEHQRRHRPARPRRCPDLRETFRFRSNLLEHRRGHLGEDVYRCERCGKSFFYLSSILRHQRAHERRRRCPRCRRRFADARLLRRHLAGHGAGPGCGPEGPRRHRQHRDEGTAAAGAGAVRAAERAAARLGGGTRLDT, from the exons ATGGAGGCGAACGTGAGCGACGAGAGCGGCCACTTCCAGGCGTATCCCTTCGATTTCCTGGATTTCCTGACGCACCAGCGCCCCGAGCCGCCCGAGCCCTTCGAGCCCCCCCCCAAATCGCtgccgctgcccccgcccccTTCGA cccaaccccaccccaaaaagcccgaggggtccctggggggctcCCCgtacccccccccgcccctcccgccccctccccagc tcttCGAGGCCTCCGGCGCCTTCCCCGCCCCCCAATGGGGCATCGTGGACCTCTCGGGCCACCAGCACCTCTTCGGGGGGCTCAAGCGCGGCGCGGCCGCCGCGGCCACCGCCGGCCCGGCTTCCCCCGCGGCGCCGCCGGAGCCCAAGGAGGAGCGGAGCTACTTCAGGCGCCTCAAGTACCTGGTGGAGCGGC TTCCGTGCGCGGCGTGCCCCAAGGCGTTCCGCGCCGCCTCGCACCTGGTGCAGCACATGCAGGCGCACGGCGGCGACGCGCGGCCCTACGAGTGCCGCACCTGCGGCCGG ACCTACAGCCACGGCTCCAGCCTGGTGCGGCACCGCCGCTGCCACCGCGAGCCCGCCGATGACCCGGCCGGCGCCGGAGGAGCGGCGGCCACCAGGGCCGGCGGGGCGGCCGGAGCGTTGGCGTTGGCCAACGGGGTCGGCGCGGCGCCCAACGGGGTCGGTGCGGTGCCGGGCGGGGTCGGCGCGGTGGCGAACGTCAGCGCTGCTCCCAACGGGGTCAACGGGGTCAGCGCGGCGTCCGGCGGGGTCAGCGCGGCGTCCGGCATCAACGCGGCGTCCGGCATCAACGCGGCGCCCAACGGGGCCAACCCCTTGGCCGGCGCGGTCAGCGCGGCGCCCGGCGTGGGCGCGGCGCCCGACGGGACCAACGCGGCGGCCAACGTCGGCGCGGCGCCCGGCGGGGTCAGCGCAGGACACGGCAGCGTGGCCACGGTGACGCCCGCCGGGGTCGGCGCGTCCCCCGCCGTCGGCGCCGTGCCCAACGGCGTCAACGCCCTGGCGGTGGCCGGCGGCGTCAACCTGGTGGCCCCCGGCGTGACGGTGGCGCCGGCCGGCGTGGTGGCCGTGCCCAACGGGGTCAACGCCGCCCTGAGCGGAGTGATCCCGGTGCCGAGCGGCGTCATCCTGGCTCCCGGCGGGGTGCCGCTGGCGCCCGTGGGGGTACCGCTGGcaccgggcggggcggcggcggcggcgccgggcgcaGAGGGGCCGTTCACGTGCCCGCTGTGCTGGAAGGTGTTCAAGAAGCCGAGCCACCTGGCGCAGCACCAGATCATCCACACGGGCGAGAAGCCCTTCACCTGCGCCGCGTGCGGCCGCAGCTTCAACCGCCGCGAGAGCCTGACGCGCCACGTCAAGACGCACGCGGGGCCGCGGCGCGTGCCCTGCCCGGTGTGCGGCAAGGAGTTCCGCGACCCGGCCTACCTGCTGCGGCACCAGGTGAGCCACGGCGCGCCGCGCCCCGCGCACCGCTGCGACGTCTGCGGCAAGGCCTACGCCGCGCCCCAGAGCCTCCTGCGACACCCGCCGCGCCCACGCCGGGgacg CTTCGGGTGCGGGGTGTGCGGCCGCGCCTTTGGCCGGCGGGAGACGCTGCGGCGGCACgagcgcatccacaccggggagaagCCGCACGAGTGCGCCGTGTGCGGGAAGCGCTTCCGCGAGTCCTTCCACCTGCGTAAGCACCGCGTGGTGCACACGCGCGAGCGGCCCTACCGCTGCGAGCTGTGCGGCAAGACCTTCGGCTACCCGCAGAGCCTGACGCGGCACCGCCAGGTGCACCGGc ccgccccggccccgccgagcccccggCCGCTGCGGCCGCGGCCCGCGCTGGGCTGCGGCTCCTGCGGGCAGCGCTTC CCCGACCTGCTGCGCGCCGTGGCGCACAAGGACGCGGTGACGGCGGCCGAGCGGCCCCAGGGCTGCGACACCTGCGGGCAGGTCT GCTTCCTGGAGAACCTGGTGTGGCACCGCCTGGTGCACCCGGCGGCCGCGCCCGAGCGGGCCCCGACGGCGGCGGCGAGCGCGGAGGCGCCGGGACCGGCCGAGGAGCCGCCGGTGGCACCGAGCAGCGAGCGCTTCACCTGCGGCACCTGCG AGAGCTTCAAGCGCTTCCTGGCGCTGGTCACCCACAAGTACGTGCACCTGGCGCCGCGGCGGCCGCCGGCCTGCGGGGCCTGCGGGCAGCGCTGCGCCGGCGCCTacgagctgctgctgcaccgGCGGCGGCACCTGCGGCAGCGCCCGTCGGCCTGCGGCGCCTGCGGCCGGCGCTTCTGGGCGGCCGCGCTGCTGCGGCGGCACCGGCGCTGctgccccgcccgccgccgcccgttCCGCTGCCGCACCTGCGGCCGG GCCTTCCTGCGGGCCTGGGCGCTGCGGCAGCACCGCGCCGGCCACGCCGGCCAGCGCCCGCTGCGCTGCCCGCTCTGCGCCAAGCGCTTCGCCCACGCCGCCGGCCTGGCCGAGCACCAGCGCCGGCACCGCCCGGCGCGG CCGCGGCGCTGCCCGGACCTGCGGGAGACGTTCCGGTTCCGCTCCAACCTGCTGGAGCACCGGCGCGGGCACCTGGGCGAGGACGTGTACCGGTGCGAGCgctgcgggaagagcttcttcTACCTGAGCTCCATCCTGCGGCACCAGCGGGCCCACGAGcggcgccgccgctgcccccgctgccgccgccgcttcgcCGACGCCCGGCTGCTGCGCCGGCACCTGGCCGGGCACGGCGCCGGCCCGGGCTGCGGTCCCGAGGGGCCGCGGCGGCACCGGCAGCACCGCGACGAGGGgacggcggccgcgggggccggggcAGTGAGGGCGGCGGAGCGGGCCGCGGCGCGGCTCGGAGGTGGCACACGGCTGGACACGTG